The proteins below come from a single Gordonia pseudamarae genomic window:
- the metG gene encoding methionine--tRNA ligase: MSADTAAAAGPELYGAGRPYYLTTAIAYPNGVPHIGHAYEYISADALARFKRLDGFDVRFLTGTDVHGQKMQQTAQAEGVSTAELAARNSDRFQELQDRLGSSYDRFIRTSDDDHKRASEAIWRRMADAGDIYLDKYSGWYDVRDEVFYAEADTTVDEAGDRVAADNGHKLTWTEEETYFFRLSAYQDRLLALYEEHPEFIGPDVRRNEVISFVKGGLTDLSISRTTFDWGVPVPDHPGHVMYVWVDALTNYLTGAGFPDDPETTGRYWPADLHIIGKDIIRFHCVYWPAFLLSAGIDLPKRVFAHGFLFNKGEKMSKSVGNVVDPGNLIDQFGLDPVRYFFLREVSYGQDGSYSAEAMISRINADLANEFGNLAQRTLSMIGKYFDGAVPRPGEFTDADRVLLDAADALLEQVRGHFDAQAIHLGLESLWSVLADTNRYISAQEPWKLAKSDVDRTATVLYVCAETVRIVALLAQPVLPTSCGTILDLLAVGEDRRFAAVTTRLVPGTPLPKPSPVFPRYETS; the protein is encoded by the coding sequence ATGTCTGCAGACACCGCCGCGGCCGCCGGCCCCGAGTTGTATGGGGCCGGCCGTCCGTACTACCTGACCACCGCCATCGCCTACCCCAACGGTGTGCCGCACATCGGCCACGCCTACGAGTACATCTCGGCCGACGCACTGGCGCGGTTCAAGAGACTCGACGGCTTCGACGTCCGCTTCCTCACCGGGACGGACGTGCACGGACAGAAGATGCAGCAGACCGCACAGGCCGAGGGCGTGTCCACCGCCGAGCTGGCCGCCCGCAACTCCGACAGATTCCAGGAACTGCAGGATCGGCTGGGTTCGTCCTACGACCGGTTCATCCGCACCTCCGACGACGACCACAAACGCGCCTCGGAGGCCATCTGGCGGCGGATGGCCGACGCCGGCGATATCTATCTGGACAAGTATTCGGGCTGGTACGACGTCCGGGACGAGGTCTTCTACGCCGAAGCCGACACCACCGTCGACGAGGCCGGCGACCGGGTGGCCGCCGACAACGGGCACAAGCTGACCTGGACCGAGGAGGAGACCTACTTCTTCCGGCTCTCGGCGTACCAGGATCGGTTGCTCGCCCTGTACGAGGAGCATCCCGAGTTCATCGGCCCCGACGTGCGCCGCAACGAGGTGATCAGCTTCGTCAAGGGCGGGCTCACCGACCTGTCGATCTCGCGGACCACCTTCGACTGGGGTGTGCCGGTGCCCGATCATCCCGGTCATGTCATGTACGTGTGGGTGGACGCGCTCACCAACTACCTCACCGGTGCCGGTTTCCCGGACGATCCGGAGACCACCGGCAGGTACTGGCCGGCCGATCTGCACATCATCGGCAAGGACATCATCCGCTTCCACTGCGTGTACTGGCCGGCCTTCCTGCTCAGCGCGGGCATCGACCTGCCCAAACGCGTGTTCGCGCATGGCTTTTTGTTCAACAAGGGCGAAAAGATGAGCAAGTCGGTGGGCAATGTGGTGGACCCGGGCAATCTGATCGACCAGTTCGGGCTCGACCCGGTGCGCTATTTCTTCCTGCGCGAGGTGTCCTACGGTCAGGACGGGTCCTATTCGGCGGAGGCGATGATCAGCCGGATCAACGCCGATCTGGCCAACGAATTCGGCAACCTGGCCCAGCGCACCCTGTCGATGATCGGCAAGTACTTCGACGGTGCGGTACCGCGGCCGGGCGAGTTCACCGACGCCGACCGCGTGCTGCTCGACGCCGCGGACGCACTGCTCGAGCAGGTACGCGGACACTTCGACGCACAGGCCATCCATCTCGGCCTGGAGTCGCTGTGGTCGGTGCTGGCCGACACCAACCGGTACATCTCGGCGCAGGAACCGTGGAAGCTGGCCAAGTCCGACGTGGACCGGACCGCGACCGTGCTGTACGTGTGCGCCGAGACGGTGCGGATCGTCGCGTTGCTGGCGCAGCCGGTGCTGCCCACCTCCTGCGGCACGATCCTCGACCTGCTGGCGGTCGGCGAAGACCGGCGGTTCGCCGCGGTCACCACCCGGCTCGTCCCCGGTACCCCGCTGCCCAAGCCGTCTCCGGTGTTTCCCCGCTACGAGACGTCTTGA
- a CDS encoding glycoside hydrolase family 65 protein, whose product MTVHEHAYGFEVHPWRLRWSGLDTDALKKTETLFALSNGHIGLRGTFEEGEPVDHPGTYLNGFYEGRGLPYAESGYGYPESGQTVVNVTDGKIIRLLVEDEPMDLRYGRTEEHERTLDFRTGTLRRSTLWTSPTGHTVRIKSERLVSFTKRTIAAIHYEVEPIGEDMKLVLQSDLLANEPVPTPGNDPRLAAALDAPLVPDLAACRNFWSILVHHTKNSNLHMAAGMDHEIDFPDKFDAFIRADGDLARLTAAANVPQGTKLSLTKYIGYGWSARRSVPALRAQVDAALAMAMETGWAALKAEQVAYLDDFWRDADIELDGDAELQQAVRFSLFHVLQAGARGQSRAIPAKGLTGPGYDGHTFWDTESFILPMLTYTAPAAAGEELRWRHATMDKAKARAAELGQRGAMFPWRSINGDECSGYWPAGTAGVHVSADIANATARYLRATHDEKFETECGVELLVETARLFAGLGHHDVNGRFRIDGVTGPDEYTAIVNNNVFTNLAARQNLRDAAEVVHRRPDIAGLLGVTNAEVAHWESCADAMTIPYDEALGVHQQCESFTLLGAWDFEASVGKYPLLLNYPYYDLYRKQVVKQADLVFAMYSFGEEFSAEQKLKNFDYYYPITVRDSSLSACCEAVTAAEVGYLDLAYDLLSESVFTDLHDLHNNVSSGLHIAALAGAWTDCVAGFGGMRDFGGNITFAPRLPTRLTYLSFRMVVRDSKIVVAIDKEHATYRLLSGPPIELAHHGEEFTLHEQPVSMTIPGIEHRTPPNAPPGCEPYQRSV is encoded by the coding sequence ATGACCGTTCACGAACATGCCTACGGTTTCGAGGTCCACCCGTGGCGCCTGCGCTGGAGTGGTCTGGACACCGACGCGCTGAAGAAGACCGAGACCCTGTTCGCCCTGTCGAACGGCCACATCGGCCTGCGCGGCACCTTCGAGGAGGGTGAGCCGGTCGACCATCCGGGCACCTACCTCAACGGCTTCTATGAGGGCCGCGGTCTGCCCTACGCCGAGAGCGGGTACGGCTACCCAGAATCCGGGCAGACCGTGGTGAATGTGACCGACGGAAAGATCATCCGGCTGCTCGTCGAGGACGAGCCGATGGACTTGCGCTACGGGCGTACCGAGGAGCACGAACGCACCCTCGATTTCCGCACGGGAACGCTGCGCCGGTCCACCCTGTGGACCTCGCCCACCGGCCACACGGTGCGCATCAAGTCCGAGCGGCTCGTCTCGTTCACCAAACGCACCATCGCGGCCATCCACTACGAGGTGGAACCGATCGGCGAGGACATGAAGCTGGTACTCCAGTCGGACCTGCTCGCCAACGAACCCGTGCCCACCCCCGGCAATGATCCGCGACTGGCCGCCGCGCTCGACGCCCCGCTGGTCCCGGATCTGGCGGCGTGCCGCAACTTCTGGTCGATCCTGGTGCACCACACGAAGAACTCCAACCTGCACATGGCCGCCGGGATGGATCACGAGATCGACTTCCCCGACAAGTTCGACGCGTTTATCCGCGCCGACGGTGACCTGGCCCGGCTCACGGCCGCCGCCAATGTGCCGCAGGGCACCAAGTTGTCGCTGACCAAGTACATCGGTTACGGCTGGTCGGCCCGGCGTTCGGTACCCGCGCTGCGCGCCCAGGTCGACGCGGCGCTGGCGATGGCGATGGAAACCGGATGGGCGGCGCTCAAAGCCGAGCAGGTTGCCTACCTCGATGACTTCTGGCGGGACGCCGATATCGAGCTCGACGGCGACGCCGAGCTCCAGCAGGCGGTGCGGTTCTCGCTGTTCCATGTGCTGCAGGCCGGGGCCCGCGGGCAGTCCCGGGCCATCCCCGCCAAGGGCCTGACCGGCCCCGGTTACGACGGTCACACCTTCTGGGACACCGAGAGTTTCATCCTGCCGATGCTCACCTACACCGCACCCGCGGCGGCCGGTGAGGAGTTGCGCTGGCGGCACGCGACGATGGACAAGGCCAAGGCCCGCGCCGCCGAACTCGGCCAGCGTGGGGCGATGTTCCCGTGGCGCTCCATCAACGGCGACGAATGTTCGGGCTACTGGCCCGCCGGTACCGCCGGTGTCCACGTGTCCGCCGATATCGCCAACGCCACCGCCCGCTATCTGCGCGCCACCCATGACGAGAAGTTCGAAACCGAGTGCGGTGTGGAGCTTCTCGTGGAAACCGCCCGACTGTTCGCCGGACTCGGACACCACGACGTCAACGGCAGGTTCCGGATCGACGGGGTGACCGGACCCGATGAGTACACCGCCATCGTCAACAACAACGTGTTCACCAATCTGGCTGCGCGGCAGAATCTGCGCGACGCCGCCGAGGTGGTGCACCGCCGACCCGATATCGCCGGCCTGCTCGGTGTCACCAATGCCGAAGTGGCGCACTGGGAGTCATGCGCCGATGCGATGACGATCCCGTACGACGAGGCACTCGGGGTGCATCAGCAGTGCGAATCGTTCACCCTGCTCGGTGCCTGGGATTTCGAGGCTTCGGTAGGCAAATACCCACTGCTGCTGAACTATCCGTACTACGACCTGTACCGCAAGCAGGTGGTCAAGCAGGCCGACCTGGTGTTCGCGATGTACAGCTTCGGAGAGGAGTTCAGCGCCGAGCAGAAGCTCAAGAACTTCGACTACTACTATCCGATAACCGTGCGCGACTCGTCACTGTCGGCGTGCTGTGAGGCCGTCACCGCCGCGGAGGTCGGCTATCTCGACCTGGCCTACGACCTGCTCTCGGAATCGGTGTTCACCGACCTGCACGACCTGCACAACAATGTCAGCAGCGGGTTGCACATCGCCGCGCTCGCCGGGGCCTGGACCGATTGCGTGGCCGGTTTCGGCGGCATGCGCGATTTCGGCGGCAACATCACCTTCGCGCCGCGCCTGCCCACCCGGCTCACCTACCTGTCGTTCAGGATGGTGGTGCGTGACTCCAAGATCGTCGTCGCCATCGACAAGGAGCACGCCACCTATCGACTGCTGTCGGGTCCGCCGATCGAGCTGGCCCACCACGGCGAGGAGTTCACCCTGCACGAGCAGCCGGTGTCCATGACCATCCCCGGGATCGAGCACCGAACCCCGCCGAACGCGCCGCCCGGCTGCGAGCCGTACCAGCGCAGCGTGTGA
- a CDS encoding HAD family hydrolase has translation MLGLPETVTVALFDLDGVLTSTAVLHRGAWKRAFDAYLRERDPDGFAEFTAQDYLDHVDGRPRADGVRTFLASRGITDVDEATIEAIGTGKNEMFLAALASDGVTPYPGSVRYLTAARDAGLRIAVVTSSKNGEAVLEAADLSGYVEVRVDGLDVVARGLNGKPAPDSFLLGAQLMGVEPAHAAVFEDAISGVTAAAAGDFGYIVAIDRHDGEQTEAMRAAGASIVVADLDELVTA, from the coding sequence GTGTTGGGATTGCCAGAAACAGTTACGGTCGCACTCTTCGACCTCGACGGGGTGCTGACGTCCACCGCGGTGCTGCACCGCGGCGCGTGGAAACGCGCCTTCGATGCGTATCTGCGAGAACGTGACCCGGACGGATTCGCCGAGTTCACCGCGCAGGACTACCTCGACCACGTCGACGGCAGACCCCGCGCCGACGGTGTGCGCACCTTCCTCGCCTCCCGCGGTATCACCGACGTCGACGAGGCGACGATCGAGGCGATCGGCACCGGCAAGAACGAGATGTTCCTGGCCGCGCTGGCCTCCGACGGGGTCACCCCCTATCCGGGTTCGGTCCGCTATCTGACGGCCGCGCGCGATGCGGGACTGCGTATCGCCGTGGTCACCTCATCGAAGAATGGAGAAGCCGTGCTCGAGGCCGCCGACCTGTCCGGATATGTCGAGGTCCGCGTCGACGGGCTCGATGTCGTCGCCCGTGGACTCAACGGAAAGCCGGCACCCGACTCGTTCCTGCTCGGTGCGCAGCTGATGGGGGTCGAGCCCGCGCACGCCGCCGTCTTCGAGGACGCCATTTCCGGGGTAACCGCCGCGGCCGCAGGCGACTTCGGCTATATCGTGGCGATCGACCGGCACGACGGGGAACAGACCGAGGCGATGCGCGCGGCAGGCGCGAGCATCGTCGTCGCCGACCTCGATGAGCTGGTGACCGCATGA
- a CDS encoding GntR family transcriptional regulator, protein MTPQGLRRTQLTDEVATVLRNRIMTGDLRPGDFVRLDETASSLGCSVTPVREALVTLRGEGLVRSSPHRGFIVEPLERGDIVDIFWMQAELSARLATNAVGNPDLPAHLTTLSALVDEFEDAVAAGDQRRVLRTEFAFHREINLAGNSKKLAWFVHAASKYNPHELYTRDPEWRTQAAASHRRLVGYLHHRDTAAIRTEIHNGFEDARDRLIDKLESIGFFDDQSRAERAPA, encoded by the coding sequence ATGACACCTCAGGGCCTTCGCCGCACTCAGTTGACCGACGAGGTCGCCACCGTGTTGCGCAACCGAATCATGACCGGTGACCTGAGGCCGGGCGATTTCGTACGGCTCGACGAGACGGCGTCGTCACTGGGGTGCAGCGTCACCCCGGTACGTGAGGCGTTGGTGACGCTGCGGGGCGAGGGACTGGTCCGATCCTCCCCGCACCGCGGCTTCATCGTGGAGCCGCTCGAGCGCGGCGACATCGTCGACATCTTCTGGATGCAGGCCGAACTGTCGGCGCGGCTGGCCACCAACGCCGTCGGTAATCCCGACCTGCCGGCGCACCTGACCACCCTGTCCGCCCTGGTCGACGAATTCGAGGACGCCGTGGCCGCGGGCGACCAGCGGCGGGTGCTGCGCACCGAGTTCGCCTTTCACCGCGAGATCAACCTGGCCGGCAACAGCAAGAAGCTCGCCTGGTTCGTGCACGCGGCGAGCAAGTACAACCCGCACGAGCTGTACACCCGCGATCCAGAGTGGCGCACGCAGGCGGCGGCCAGCCATCGTCGCCTGGTCGGCTATTTGCACCACCGGGACACCGCGGCGATCCGCACCGAGATCCACAACGGTTTCGAGGATGCCCGCGACCGGCTGATCGACAAGCTCGAATCGATCGGGTTCTTCGACGACCAGTCCCGGGCCGAACGCGCACCGGCCTGA
- a CDS encoding oxygenase MpaB family protein has product MPTPYLPDLKTTKAELTTPRTRIRITTRKHRITNARKPAHITEALDFWSFAGSAANVVLQLGWPEVAYGVMESKVESGSLMHHPWKRARTTTQYLAVAILGTEEERNAFRDAVNTAHRHVHSDSESPVKYNAFNKELQMWVAACLFVGFEDSHQLLHGMMTAEEAEEFYQSAKPLGTTLQVPDSMWPATRADFDHYWNIGCERVVIDDTTCDFLNDLIDLKMINPLLRLPFVNLLRFLTTGFLPPLYREQLGLEWTDDDRRRFEHLFTFVSAVNKALPKSIRFGGSRMMMRDLRHRIKHNKPIV; this is encoded by the coding sequence ATGCCCACCCCCTATCTTCCGGATCTGAAGACCACCAAGGCCGAGCTGACCACCCCCCGCACCCGAATTCGCATCACGACCCGCAAACACCGGATCACCAACGCCCGCAAGCCCGCCCACATCACCGAGGCCCTGGACTTCTGGTCGTTCGCCGGTTCGGCGGCCAACGTGGTGCTGCAGCTCGGCTGGCCCGAGGTGGCCTACGGCGTGATGGAGTCGAAGGTCGAGTCGGGGTCGCTGATGCACCATCCGTGGAAGCGGGCCCGCACCACCACACAGTATCTGGCGGTAGCCATACTGGGCACTGAGGAGGAGCGTAACGCCTTCCGGGACGCCGTGAACACCGCCCACCGACATGTGCATTCGGATTCCGAAAGCCCGGTGAAGTACAACGCGTTCAACAAAGAGCTCCAGATGTGGGTCGCCGCATGCCTGTTCGTCGGCTTCGAGGACTCCCATCAACTCCTGCACGGGATGATGACCGCCGAGGAGGCGGAGGAGTTCTACCAGTCGGCCAAACCGCTGGGCACCACCCTGCAGGTGCCGGACTCGATGTGGCCGGCCACCCGCGCCGACTTCGACCACTACTGGAACATCGGCTGCGAACGCGTCGTCATCGACGACACCACATGTGATTTCCTCAACGATCTGATCGATCTGAAGATGATCAACCCGCTCCTCCGGTTGCCGTTCGTCAACCTGCTGCGCTTTCTGACCACCGGATTCCTGCCGCCACTGTACCGAGAGCAGCTCGGTCTGGAGTGGACCGACGACGATCGGCGGCGGTTCGAGCACCTGTTCACCTTCGTCTCCGCGGTGAACAAGGCCCTGCCCAAATCGATCCGGTTCGGCGGCAGCCGGATGATGATGCGCGACCTGCGTCATCGGATCAAGCACAACAAGCCGATAGTCTGA
- a CDS encoding MlaD family protein — protein MKPTPWYRRLPTGSLQFVIFLAIAAIVIPYGINFIAGPEGFGDKITLRAQMRDAFGLTRGTGVTVRGVDVGTVSEVTLSPDGKAADITMVLRGNVRIPRDSYMQVTMATMAGIQSVDIIPESSTGPYLTTGDTISAPADRQPQQMDSIIADAAKVLRSIGDGELTIVGDAIYSALGTNEKTLTTLLSNGSQLASLVRRNAPMLRGLFDEWLTVLDAMSDGTESFERGMKTTATFTDQLDAQQPVFVYLLDRSPKGLDHARTLFDKYRGTFGGVLANLAVVEPIISDRQPALATGLKTIPRGMKDLRSIVKNGRADFSLIATQGPVCLFYDEPRSSVGDFDVAAPNLARYCPPGNGHGQRGAVNAPRPDDLGTSTWTSPGQPSGPAVVDDPVLIPNGTELLDWWRTLEERASHGN, from the coding sequence ATGAAGCCCACCCCGTGGTACAGACGGCTGCCCACCGGATCGCTGCAGTTCGTCATCTTTCTCGCGATCGCCGCGATCGTGATCCCCTACGGCATCAACTTCATCGCTGGGCCCGAGGGATTCGGCGACAAGATCACGCTCCGGGCGCAGATGCGCGATGCGTTCGGTCTCACCAGGGGCACCGGTGTCACCGTCCGCGGTGTCGACGTGGGCACCGTGTCCGAGGTGACCCTCTCCCCCGACGGCAAGGCCGCCGACATCACCATGGTGCTGCGCGGCAACGTCCGGATTCCCCGGGATTCGTACATGCAGGTCACCATGGCGACGATGGCCGGCATCCAGAGCGTCGACATCATCCCGGAATCGTCGACCGGCCCCTACCTGACGACCGGCGACACGATCTCCGCACCCGCCGACCGGCAGCCACAGCAGATGGACTCCATCATCGCCGACGCCGCCAAGGTACTGCGCAGCATCGGAGACGGCGAACTGACCATCGTGGGCGACGCGATCTACAGTGCGCTGGGCACCAACGAGAAGACGCTGACCACGTTGCTGTCCAACGGATCACAACTGGCGTCGCTGGTGCGGCGCAACGCCCCGATGCTGCGCGGACTGTTCGACGAATGGCTGACCGTGCTCGACGCGATGAGCGATGGCACCGAATCGTTCGAACGGGGCATGAAAACCACTGCCACGTTCACCGATCAGCTCGACGCCCAGCAACCGGTGTTCGTGTACCTGCTCGACCGCTCGCCCAAGGGGCTCGACCACGCCCGCACGCTGTTCGACAAGTACCGCGGCACCTTCGGTGGCGTGCTGGCGAATCTCGCAGTGGTGGAACCGATCATCAGCGACCGGCAACCGGCCCTGGCCACCGGGTTGAAGACGATCCCCCGCGGCATGAAGGACCTGCGATCGATCGTCAAGAACGGTCGCGCCGACTTCTCGCTGATCGCCACCCAGGGCCCGGTGTGCCTGTTCTACGACGAACCCCGCAGTAGCGTCGGCGACTTCGACGTCGCCGCACCGAACCTGGCCCGCTACTGCCCGCCGGGCAACGGCCACGGTCAACGCGGCGCGGTGAACGCCCCACGGCCCGACGATCTGGGCACCTCCACCTGGACCTCGCCCGGCCAACCATCCGGACCGGCCGTCGTCGACGATCCCGTACTCATCCCCAACGGCACCGAGTTGCTCGACTGGTGGCGCACACTCGAAGAAAGGGCATCACATGGCAATTGA
- a CDS encoding MlaD family protein — protein sequence MMRAARMSALTLTAGMCLSACATGLQDLPMHGVGGDTFTVTADVDTADGIVSGADVRQGQQVIGRVTDIALVDNKARLTLTLDETVRAPENSTLRVELPSALGNPFLRLNKPDHPQGTLHQGSHISAQDTSLGPQVESTLAALGNLMSGSGIGQLQSVITSLNDAFANRSDKVGDLIDTLNRLLARSSIHTEDFNAALSAAADVSDLFAARQQLVTDFLDQVPDAVTVLAGQRERIGALMRQTSTLAATMNQIVSGRRSELNNLVGEARTVLDALGTFNDDVGRTLRHMNGFLVNFSSAIRGDYLVFDGGLDIPGSIDKILTGGLFLSGQPAPDMGELRDLVTGGLAKDRRKPAAGRTKTDKKTRSDTGVTREKTRPGTSTTTTGEAPR from the coding sequence ATGATGCGCGCCGCCCGCATGTCCGCCCTGACGCTGACCGCCGGAATGTGCCTGTCCGCGTGTGCGACCGGTCTGCAGGACCTGCCGATGCACGGCGTGGGCGGCGACACGTTCACCGTCACCGCCGACGTGGACACCGCCGACGGCATCGTCTCCGGCGCCGACGTCCGGCAGGGGCAGCAGGTGATCGGCAGGGTCACCGATATCGCGCTGGTCGACAACAAGGCCCGGCTGACCCTGACCCTCGACGAGACCGTCCGGGCACCTGAGAACTCGACGCTGAGGGTGGAGCTTCCCTCGGCACTGGGCAATCCGTTCCTGCGACTGAACAAGCCGGACCATCCGCAGGGCACCCTGCACCAGGGATCGCATATCTCCGCACAGGACACCTCGCTCGGGCCACAGGTGGAAAGTACCCTCGCCGCACTCGGAAACCTGATGAGCGGCAGCGGTATCGGCCAGTTGCAGTCGGTGATCACCAGCCTCAACGACGCCTTCGCCAACCGGTCCGACAAGGTGGGTGACCTGATCGACACCCTGAACCGGTTGTTGGCCCGATCATCGATCCACACCGAGGATTTCAACGCCGCCCTGTCGGCGGCCGCCGATGTGAGCGACCTGTTCGCCGCCCGGCAACAGCTGGTGACCGACTTTCTCGACCAGGTGCCCGACGCCGTCACCGTGCTGGCGGGTCAGCGCGAGCGCATCGGTGCGCTGATGCGGCAGACCTCCACCCTGGCCGCCACTATGAACCAGATCGTCAGTGGCAGAAGATCGGAACTGAACAATCTGGTGGGCGAGGCCCGTACCGTCCTCGACGCGCTCGGCACTTTCAACGACGACGTCGGACGGACGCTGCGGCACATGAACGGTTTCCTGGTGAACTTTTCCAGCGCCATCCGCGGCGACTACCTCGTCTTCGACGGTGGCCTCGACATCCCCGGCAGCATCGACAAGATCCTCACCGGTGGACTGTTCCTGTCCGGGCAGCCCGCACCCGACATGGGCGAACTACGCGACCTCGTCACCGGCGGACTCGCGAAGGACCGCCGCAAGCCGGCGGCCGGCCGCACGAAAACCGACAAGAAGACACGGTCCGACACGGGTGTCACACGTGAGAAGACACGGCCGGGCACCAGCACGACGACCACCGGGGAGGCCCCGCGATGA
- a CDS encoding MCE family protein has product MSFRQVREVRKRTHRGGKIFTALLVIGAIVAGSWYVFGRGGDTRTVHADFAFVNGLYQGSTVTVLGVPVGHIDKVDARGDHVRLTMKVRRDVTLPAGVEAFVLNPSVISDRHLELGPAYTTGKTFADGGVIPQNRTHSPISWDNLMESVKTLTQVMGPGPDSDGTGGGSEGLGALLSRTAKSWEGRGPEFGTAMNTLASASGVFGARGDDIDDLIDSLDLMMTTFRNKQVSLDGLIRSMSVLSDKWAEADTDITTPINDLRTVFDQINNFVLRHGGDVGVVAENLDTLGKTLVDNKAGLAEFMDLAPLMMQNLSGAVGPDRRGRIRLNVSTTLTQFKTLKPLCDQFPMPICVGAGLTNPISFPISASDPLGIVSAISGGALPNKPGGR; this is encoded by the coding sequence TTCACTGCCCTGCTGGTGATCGGGGCCATCGTCGCCGGCTCGTGGTACGTCTTCGGCCGCGGCGGCGACACCCGGACCGTGCACGCCGATTTCGCCTTCGTCAACGGCCTGTACCAGGGGTCCACGGTCACCGTGCTCGGAGTGCCCGTGGGCCACATCGACAAGGTCGACGCTCGCGGTGATCATGTCCGGCTCACCATGAAGGTGCGCCGCGACGTCACCCTTCCGGCCGGGGTGGAGGCCTTTGTGCTCAACCCGTCGGTGATCAGCGACCGCCATCTCGAACTCGGTCCCGCCTACACCACGGGCAAGACGTTCGCCGACGGTGGCGTGATCCCGCAAAACCGCACCCACTCCCCGATCAGCTGGGACAACCTGATGGAGAGCGTCAAAACACTCACCCAGGTCATGGGGCCGGGGCCGGACTCCGACGGCACCGGCGGCGGTTCGGAAGGTCTCGGCGCACTACTGTCCCGGACGGCCAAGTCGTGGGAGGGACGTGGCCCCGAATTCGGTACCGCCATGAACACTCTCGCGTCCGCATCCGGTGTCTTCGGCGCCCGCGGCGACGACATCGACGACCTCATCGACAGTCTCGATCTGATGATGACGACGTTCCGGAACAAACAGGTTTCACTCGACGGGCTGATCCGGTCGATGAGCGTGCTGTCGGACAAGTGGGCTGAGGCCGACACCGACATCACCACGCCGATCAACGATCTGCGGACCGTCTTCGATCAGATCAACAACTTCGTGCTCCGGCACGGGGGCGACGTGGGCGTGGTGGCCGAAAATCTCGACACGCTCGGAAAAACGCTGGTGGACAACAAGGCCGGCCTGGCCGAGTTCATGGACCTGGCTCCGCTGATGATGCAGAACCTGTCCGGTGCAGTCGGACCCGACCGTCGGGGGCGGATCCGGTTGAACGTGTCCACCACGCTTACCCAGTTCAAGACACTCAAACCGCTCTGCGATCAATTCCCGATGCCGATCTGTGTGGGCGCCGGGCTGACCAACCCCATCTCGTTCCCGATATCGGCATCCGACCCGCTCGGCATCGTCTCGGCAATCTCCGGCGGTGCGCTCCCCAATAAGCCAGGAGGCCGATGA